The Deinococcus sp. KNUC1210 nucleotide sequence GCGTCGTGTGTGCTGCTGTTCAATCTGGCCCGGCCCGCCATGCCGGTCGATACTCATATCGAGCGCATCGCCAGACGGCTGGAACTGGTGCCGTTCAAATGGAACGCGGTCAAGATCGAGCGCTGGTTCGGGGAAGTCTTGCCGCCGACCTGGGCCGAGCGCTACACCTTTCACGTCAGCATGATCCGGCATGGTCAGCAGGTCTGCCGCTCTCAGCGCCCACTCTGCGCGTCGTGTCTGCTGAACGATGTCTGCCCGTCGGCGGGGGTTTTTCTGCACGGTGCCGAAAAAGAAGCCTGACACAGCCACGAAAAAGCCCCGCCAGTGTCGGCAGGGCCTGTCAGGTTGAGGTCGGTTCGCCCTCTGCTTCAGTTGATGCGCATGCTGCCGGTCAGGGCTTTGACCGCCGTTTCGTTCTTGGTGGTGTAGTCGAGCAGGTTGCTGCTGATGGTCAGCACCAGCATGCGGCCCTGAGCGCTGGTGATGAGCAGTTCGCGCCGCACGTCACCGCTTCTGCCCGGAGCCACGAAGATGAAGTCGGCCCAGTTGTTGCCGTTCAGATTCAGCATCTGCTGCTTCAGGGTCTTGATGCCCGGCACCTGTGCCCGGATGACGGCGGGAAACTGGTTGAGCATGGTGGGCACGTCGGTGGGGGCCAGCTTGGTATCGCGCCACTCGAACGACATCGTGACCTTGCTGTCGGCAGTCAGCAGCACCGCTTCGGGGCGATTGCCGGTCGGAAAGGCCTTCTGAATGCCCTCGTCCTTCAGCATCTGAAGGGTATCGCTGGGCATGATGCTGATCGGCAGGTTGGGGAGTTTTGCCAGCGTGGGCGTGGCTGCCTGCGCGTAGGCCGCGCCCGGCAGCACCGACGCGCTCAGGACGGCAGCCACGCCCAGCAGCGGGGCCGCACGCCGCAGCTTCGGATAGACGTTCAAAACAGCAGTCAGGTTGGGCTTCACCCAGCCAGGGTAGGGGAAAAGCAACGCAGCCCGTGTGCAGAGCGTGAGAAGCGGCTGAAAGAGCGTCATCTGCGCGTCAGACACAGCAGCCAGCGCACTGTATTCAGAATCTCAGGGAGTGTCCTGAAGGATGAACTGTGCCGCCCGTTCACCGATCATCATGGTGGTGGCGTTGGTGTTGGCGTGGATGATGCGCGGCATGACACTGGCGTCGGCCACCCACAGCGCCTCGGTGCCGTGAACTGCCAGCCGCTTGCTGACCACACTAGCGTCGTCGTCGCCCAGCGCACACGTTCCGACAGGGTGATACAGCGTTTCCACCTCGCGCCGCACGTAGGCGCTCAGATCCTGCTCGCCCGGCAGATATTCCGCGCCCCTGGCTTCCGAGAGCGGGTGGGCGGCAGCGATCTCGCGGGCCAGCTTCAGGCCACTCACGAGCGCGGTCAGGTCGCGTTCGTCGCTCAGATAGCGCGGGTCGATGCGCGGCGCGGCGAGCGGATCGGCGTTGCCCAGCGTGATGCTGCCGCGTGACTGCGGCGCTACCAGCACCGGGCCGAGCGAAAAGAACGCGCCCTTCTCCTTCTGAAATCCGTGCTCGCGGAAAAAGGCGGGCGCGAAATGGTACTGAAGATCGGGCACGTCCAGCGCCGCATTCGACCGGACGAAGGCGCCGGCCTCGGCCACATTGGTCGTGAGTGCGCCGGAGCGATTGAGCAGGTACGGAAGCGCCGCCAGATCGTTGAGCTGGGCGTCGAGCGAGGGCAGCTTCGAGCGGAAGATCATCGCCGTCGCCGGGTGGTCCTGAAGATTCTGGCCCACGCCCGGCAGGTGGGTCTGCACCTTCAGTCCGTGTCGCCGCAGTTCGTCGCCCGGCCCGGCCCCCGACAGCATCAGCAGATGGGGGGTCTGCACCGCGCCGCCCGCCAGAATCACCCCGCCCGTCCGCACTTCCTTCAGCCGTCCCTGATGAAGAAACTGCACGCCTGCTGCGCGGGTTCCGTCCCACAGCAGCCGGGTGGCCTGCGCGTGGGTCAGCACCGTGAGCTTCGGGTCGTTCAGTTTCGGCTTCAGAAAGGCCCGGAACGCCGACCAGCGCTCTCCCCGCAGGTGGTTGGACTCGAACAGCCCCGCGCCTTCCAGGGTCCCGTCGTTGAAACTGGCGGGCTGCGAAAGGTGCAGGCTGTGGGCGGCGGCCTCCACGAAGCGCCGCGACAGGTCGTGCGAACCGTGCTGCCGGTGGCCGACCGGTAACTCACCGCTGCCGCCACGTGTGGCGCTCTCTCCGCCGCTGAACCGTTCGATGCGCTGATAGGCGGGCAGCACGTCGTTCCAGCTCCAGCCGTCGCCCCAGCCCGCGAAATCGTGCTGCGAGCCGCGAATATAGATGGTGGCATTGATCGCGGTGCTGCCGCCCAGCACCTTGCCACGCGGCCAGTAGAGCCTGCGCCCGTTCAGGTGCTCCTGAGGCTCGGTCAGAAAGGCCCAGTCGAATCTGCTCCTGAACAGCCGCGAGAAGGCTGCCGGAGCGGTGACGAACAGATGGTTGTCAGAGCCGCCCGCCTCGATCAGCAGCACGGTCCGGCCCGCATCGAGCAGGCGGCGGGCCACCACGCAGCCGCCCGCGCCCGCGCCCACCACCACATAGTCAGGGTTCATTGCTGCTGAGTATAGGCCGCTGCCTCACCGCATTTTCGGCACTCTCCGGGGTATTGAGATTCTGATAGAGCCGCTCTCCGAAGATCTGAAGCTGCGCCCATTCCAGCGCCACGCCCGGCAGAGCGTCCAGCAGGGCCAGCATGCGCCGTTCTCCTGCATCCAGCAGCGCCGTCACCGTTGGAAGCGCGGCGGTGCGGTACAGCGCTGCCAGGGGTTGCCGCCTGCCGCTGGCGTCCAGTCCATAGACCGCCTGCACGTCCGGCTGCACCGCGTCTGTGAGCCTCGTCCAGTAGGCCTGCGTCAGAAACGGCAGATCGACGGCGCTGAAGGCCAGCCAGCCGGGCGGCGCGGCGCCCAGTGCAGCTTCCAGCCCGGCGAGTGGCCCTGCTCCGGGGCGGGTGTCTGGAAGGTGTTGCCAGCCGTCCTGCACGTACTTTCCCGCCGGGGCGACCAGCAGGCGCGGCTCGAAGTGCGTCAGGCTGCCTGCCACCCGTTCCAGCAGCGTCTGGCCGCCGATCACGAACAGCGCCTTGTCCTGCCCGAAGCGCCTCGACTGGCCCCCTGCGGTGATCGCTGCTGCTGGCATCTGCTCAGCTTCCCAGTTTTCGCAGCGCCCACGAGGTCAGCCGGGCGGCGGGGCGGCCATACGGCGGCAGGATCAGCGCGACCGGGCTGAGCGCGGGTTCGTACAGCACGGCCCGCTGGTGCGAGAAGGTGCGGAACCCGTGGATTCCGTGATAGCTGCCGTGTCCGCTCGCGCCCACGCCGCCGAAGGGCAGATTCGGATTGGTGAGCTGGATGATCGCGCCATTGACCACCATGCTGCCGCTGCTGGTGCGGGCCTGCACCTCATTTACCTCCTGGCTGTTCTGCGCGAACAGGTACAGTGCCAGCGGCTTTTCCCGGGTCTGAATCACCTCCAGCGCGTCGTCAAGGTGGCGATACGGCAGCACCGGCAGCACCGGGCCGAAGAGTTCGCCGTCCATCACGGGCATGCCGACGCGCACGCCGCCCAGCACGGTCGGAGAGGCAAAACGGCGGGCGGCATCGAATTCGCCCCCGGTCACCAGCCGCGCTCCGGCCTTCACGCTGTCATCGGTCAGCGCCTGCATGCGTTCCACTGCCGCCGCGTCGATCATGCGCCCGTAATCCGGCCCCAGTCGCTGCCACGACGTGCCGCCAAACGAGTGCTGAACGGCTTCGTCGACTTCCAGCAGAAAGCGCTCTTCGAGTTCCTGCGGCACCAGCACGTAGTCGGGAGCCACGCAGGTCTGTCCGGCATTCAGGAATTTGGCCCAGGCGATCCGGCGAGCGGCCAGCCGCAGATCGGCGCTGCGGGTCACGATGGCCGGAGACTTGCCGCCCAGTTCCAGCGTGACGCCCGCTCCGTGCCGCGCCGCCGCTTCCATCACCAGCCGCCCCACCTTCGCGCCGCCCGTGAAGAAGAAATGGTCGAAGGGCAGATCGAGCAGGGCGCTCGCGGTGTCCGGTCCGCCCTCGACCACCGCCACCAGACTGGGCGGAAAGACCGACTCGATCAGCGTGCGAATGGCCCGCGCCGTATGAGGGGCCTTCTCGCTGACCTTCAGCACGGCGCTGTTTCCGGCGGCCAGCGCTCCGATCAGCGGCCCCAGCGTCAGATAGAACGGGTAATTCCATGGGCTCAGGATCAGGACCGTGCCGAGCGCCTCGCTGCGAATCTCGCTGCGCGACCCGGCCAGCGTGGGGGGTGTCGGCACGCGTTGCGGCTGCATCCAGTGGTCCAGATGTCTGCGGGCATGGCGAATCTCGTCGATCACCTGACGAATCTCCGAGGTCTCGGCTTCGGCGCGGCTCTTGCCCAGGTCGCGTTCGAGCGCCGCCGCGAGGCTCACGCGCTGCGCCTTGATCGCTCCGTACAGCCGCTTCAGAAGTTCGCGCCGCTCCCACGCGCTCGTCTGTGCCACCAGCCAGCGCCCCGCCCGCTGGAGCCGGAAGACCTCGCGGAGTTCCGGTTGAGCGGCGTCCTTGTCGGCGGTATGTACTCGTTCGGTCATGTGGCCTCCTGTATGCGTGGTCAGCAGAGCAGAAAAATTTGAACCGAGTCCAGGTTATGCGTGTAGTGTACCGGGTTGTCGCAGCCGACATCCAGGATGTGTAAATCTTGAGAACTTCTTGACTTTGCTGGACATCCGACAATCGTGTCGGGCCTCACGTTGTTAACTACCTGTCAAGATCAAGAAGTGTTCAAAGGTACGTTTCGCGTCTCGGCGGTGTCAGGAGGACAAATATGAAGAAGCTGCTGTTGTTGTCGCTCGGTGCCTTCGCGCTGGCTGGCTGCGCCCCGATGATGGGCATGGGGATGTATACCTTTTCGCCGCAGCCGAGTGCGCCGAGCGGCATCGTCCCGGTCGGAACGGCCAGCATCGGCGAGTCGGCGGGGATGACGAGCACCGTCATCAAGCTGTCGGGGCTGGCAGCCAATACGCCGTATGTGGCGCACTATCACAACATGGGCATCGACAGCACCTCGCCCTGTGCCAGCAACGGCTCTGCCATCATGGAAAGCAAGATGGTCGGAGTGACCGACGCGGGCGGCACCCTCACGCTCAGCGGCTCGGTGGCCGACGCCGCCCTGATGGACGCGACCTACCTGAACGTGCATACCGCCTCCGACACGGCGGGCACCCCAGCCGATCCCGGTGTGGCCTGTACGCCGGTCATGGTGAAGAAATAAGCGTGTAGAAGTCAGAAACAGCCATGCGGCTGACAGAGAGGGGCACCCACCGAACGGCTTACTCGGTGGGTGCCCCTCTCTGAATGTTCCTGTACGCTACTCGGCATGAGTCTCAGAATCCTCGGCGGCAGTGCACAGGGCAGGAGTTTCTCGGTGCCGGACAGTGCGCGGCCCAGCGGCGTGCGGGTCCGCAAGAGCCTGTTCGATCTGCTGGCAGTGCGCTCCCCCGAAGGCAGCTTTCTCGATCTGCACGGCGGCAGCGGCGCAATCAGTCTGGAGGCGGCGAGCCGGGGCTACACCGTCACGGTGGTCGAGCGCGATCCGGCAGCCGTCAGAACCCTGACCGCGAATGCCCGCGCTCTGGGGCTGCGGGCCAACGTGCTTCAGGGCGATTCGGGAGCGCTGCTGTCCAAGCTGCCGCCTCACGATCTGGTGTTTTCCGATCCGCCGTATACCCAGGACATCGCGGCATTTACGGTGCGTGTGCTGGCCTCGCAGGTAGTCGCCCCGGGCGGCACGCTGATCGCCCAGCATCCCAGACAGCTGCGCTTGCCGGAAGCGGAAGGCTACACCCTGGAGCGGCGTGAATACGGCAGCAATGCCCTGAGCCTGTATATCCGGACGGACTGAAGGCCGCGCTTGCTACACTCGCTGCACATGAATGCTGTGTTTCCCGGAAGCTTCGACCCGATCACCAACGGGCATATGGACGTGCTGGCGCGAGCTGCCAAGATTTTCGACCATGTGACCGTGACGGTGATGCACAACGCCCGCAAACAGGGCAGACACCTGTTCACCCTGGAAGAGCGGCTCGATATTCTGCGGGCGGCTACCGCTCATCTGCCCAACGTGAGTGTGGACAGCTTCGGTGGCCTGCTCGTCGATTACATGCAGCAGCAGAATAAGGGCATCATCGTGCGTGGGCTGCGGGCGGTCAGCGACTACGAATACGAACTTCAGATCGCGCATCTGAACCGTCAGCTGGGCGAGGTCGAGACGGTGTTCATCATGGCGGCGACGCGCTGGAGTTTCGTGTCGAGCAGTATGGCCCGCGAGATTGCCAGCTATCAGGGCGACATCAGCAGCATGGTGCCGTTTGCGAGTGCCGAGGCGCTGCGCCGAAAATTCGCGCCTGCCCTCAGCCCCGTTGCGCCCGAGTAGCCCGGCGTCCGGCGCTGTACAGCAGCCCCCAGGCCAGCAGGGTAAATACGCCGCAGACCAGAAACACCGAGCGGTAGCCGAATGCCTGCGCGAAGCCGCCCGACACCACGCCCGCGAGCATCGAGCCGATGCTGGTGGTGTTGGCAAACAGCGTGGTCGCTGCCCCGATGCGCCCCGGCATCAGCGACTGGAAGTACGTCATGCCCAGGCTGGCGGCGATGGCGATCACGATGGCCCGCAGCAGTTGCGCCGCCGCCAGGACCACGATGCCCGGCGCGGCCCACAGCATCACGAAATACAGCGCCAGCAGTGCAAAGGCGAACACGATCAGGCTGTGGGTGGAGAACCGCCGGGGCAGAAAGACGAAACTGAGCATGATCGGAATTTCCAGCAGAGCGCACAGCCCCAGCAGAAAGCCCACCTGCCCGGTTGTGCCGTGCAGCACGTGTGTCACATACAGCGGCAGCGCCAGTGCGCCCATGCTGAGCGACGTGCCGTACAGCACGAAGCTGGTGACGATCTTCCACAGGGCGATCTGTGGCCCGCTGACCGGCAGGGGTCTGCCGCTGCTGCTGCGGTTGACGGCGGGAGGAGTCCGCGCCAACAGCACCATCAGGGCGGTGGCGGTGTACAGACCGGCGGTGGTCAGAAAGAGGGTGTTGTATCGCTCGTTGCCCACCAGCAGCGCGCCCAGCCCCGGCCCCACCACCCAGGCGAGCGAGAACACCGAGCGCAGGGTGGTGATGCCGTGTTCGGACGCCTGCGGATCGGCTCCCTGGAGCTGCGCTTTGGCGAGCGCGAACAGCTGCGGAAACGAGGCCGCGCCCGTGCCCAGAAACACGCACACGATCAGCAGCAGCGGCAGATAAGAGCGCGTGACGCACAGCAGCAGAAACCCGGTGGCCGCTGCCCCGACAGCCAGCAGCACCATGGGCTTGCGGTTGGGCAGTCGGTCGGACCAGCGCCCCAGCAGCAGGCTGATCAGCACACCGCTCATCGCCAGCAGGGTCATGAAAATGCCCAGCGGCAGGGGAGCCATGTGCGCCTGCGTCGAGGCAAAGAGTGGAATATACGGACCGGCCACCGAAGTCGACAGGCCCACCAGCAGGACGGCCAACGACAGACGCGGATAGTTGGGCAGGCGGGCGAGCGTCGTCAGCGTGGACTGCATCAGGTGATCTCCTCACTGCCCGCAGGGAAGCGGCAGTGTACGTGAAGAAAGGCAAGTGCCTGGAACGCCACGCAGGCGATATCCAGGCACTTGGTTGTGACGCTCTGCGTCGGCTGCTCAGGCACTTGCGCCGAGCAGCCGACATCCCTTACTTCGCTTCGGCGTAGCGGCGGGAAACCTCGTCCCAGTTGACCACGTTCCAGAAGGCCTTCAGGTAGTCGGGGCGCTTGTTCTGGTAGTTCAGGTAGTACGCGTGCTCCCACACGTCCACACCGAGGATCGGGGTGCCGCTGACACCGGCCACGGCGTCGCCCATCAGCGGGCTGTCCTGGTTGGCGGTGCTGACCACGCTCAGCTTGCCGTCCTTCACGACCAGCCACGCCCAGCCGCTGCCGAAACGGGTCTTGGCGGCGTCCTCGAACTTCTCCTTGAAGGCGTCGAACGACCCGAAGGCCTCGTCGATGGCGCTGCTCAGTTCGCCGCTCGGCTGGCTGCCGCCCTGACCGCCTAGCACCGTCCAGAACAGGCTGTGGTTGAAGTGGCCGCCCGCGTTGTTCCGCAGCACGTTCTTCTTGTCGGCGGGCAGGCTGTCGAGGGCCGAGACGATCTCCTCGGCGCTCTTGTCGGCCCACTCGGTTCCTTCCAGAGCCTTGTTGGCGTTGTCGATGTAGGTCTGGTGGTGCTTGGTGTGGTGAATCTCCATGGTGCGGGTGTCGATGTGGGGTTCCAGCGCGTCGTAGGCATAGGGAAGCTTGGGAAGGGTAAATGGCATGTTGGCTCCTTTCGTGCGGGCCGCCTGAATTAAGAAGCGCGGCCAGTCAGCACTTTCATCCTACCCCCACGCCGAACACCCCTGCCCGGTATGAAGCCGACAATCTAAAGAATTCGTTCAGAAATCGCGGGGATCGCCGGGAGGCCCTGTCAGCACCGCTTCTGGCAGCGTGCCGCCCAGAGCCGTCCAGGCGCTCAGCAGATCGTCGGGTGGACTGGCGTACAGGTGCAGCATTTCCCCGCTGCGTGGGTGCGGCAATTCCAGCTTCCAGGCATGCAGCGCCTGTCGGCCCATCACCTCGCTGGGCCGCCCGTACACGGTGTCGCCCAGAATCGGGCTGCCCAGATGCAGCAGATGTACCCGGATCTGGTGTGTGCGTCCGGTGCGCGGCTGTGCCTGCACCAGTGCCAGCGTCCGCCCGTGTCCATCGGGAAAGGCGGCGAGCGGCGTAAACAGCGTCTGAGCCTCCCTTGCGCCAGCACCGCCCACCGTCATGCGCTGGCGGGCCACCGTGTGTCGCCCGATTGGTGCATCGACCTGCACCGGCCCCTGCGCCTTCCATTGCCCCGCCGCGATTGCCAGATACGTTTTGCGGGTTTCGCGTTCCTTGAACGAGTGGCTCAGCCGGGCGTGATCTTCGACGGTCTTGGCGACCACGATCACACCGCTGGTGTCCTTGTCGAGCCGGTGGACGATGCCGGGGCGATAGCTGCCGTCCTGCGCGAAGCCGTCCTGCGCGGGCAGGGTCATGCGGCCCAGCAGTGCATTGACGAGCGTCCCGCTGACGACGCCGGGGGCCGGGTGCGTCACCATGCCCGGCGGCTTGTTGACGGCGATCAGCGCGTCATCCTCATAGATCACGTCGAGCGCGATCTGCTCGGCCTCTACGTGGGAAATGGCGGGCGGCGGCACGTCTACCTCTATCGTTTCGCCGCCGCGCAGTTTGTGGCTGCTGCGCTGCACCACCTGTCCTCCCACCTGCACCTGTCCGGCCTCGATCCACCCGCTGACCTGCGAACGACTGACGCCCGACAGGTCGCTCAGCACACTGTCGAGCCGTCCGGCATGGGCCAGCAGCGTGAGTATCCCGGGTGAGTTCATGAAGGGCATTGTACTGGCACACCCTCCAGCAGAGGGCCGGGCCGCCGAGAAGTCTTTTCTGTGCATACCTCCTGAGGTCCGAATTGCATCAATGATTACCTGATGAATAAAAGACGAAGCTCTATGACCAAAAATGAGTGGATATTCAGAATGAAAAGGTCTACAGCTCAACGCCTTCCACAACACTGCATCATCTGTATGCCTTTGATAAACGCTGGACCTTTATCTCCTAAACAGGAAGCTCATCTGATCCCGCGCAGCCACGTTAGGCTTGCTGAGACAACCGTTCGCGCTCAATGTCACCCCATCGGAAATTTGTTCGTCGCTGCCAGACTTCCTGCCTGGTAGACGTTCCTGCTATTGGCAGTCCGGTTGTAACACATTTATCCAGGCTTCATGAAGTGTTGGTGTGCAATCCAATTCGGAGTGAGGTGCTTATAGCAGGATGTAAGCACGAGGTAAGCGGAACCCCACCGAAATATTCGGGTATCCGTACCGTTTCTTTCTCCTCGACCGTGTGATTGGCGGGGATGTGATGGAGGATTGATATGAGCGAGAACAGCAACAAGCCGAGCCGTCGTCAGTTTTTGGGTACTGCTGGTCTGGTCGGAGCCGGAGCCGTGCTGGCGTCCTGCGCCCCCGCGATGGCGACGCCCAACAAGCCCAACCTCGACGCTGCCATCCTGAACTTCGCTCTGAACCTGGAGTACCTGGAAGCGGCGTTCTACCTGGCCGCCGTGGGTCGTCTGGGTGAACTGAAGGCCATCGGCGGCAGCGCCGAGATCCGGCTTCCCTCGGGCTTTGACGGCAACACCGCCATGCCCTTCAGCGATCCCAACGTCAAGGCCTACGCTCAGGAAATCGCCCAGGACGAGCTGAACCACGTCATCGCTCTGCGCGGCGCCCTGAAGACGGCTGCTGTGGATCGTCCTGTCCTCGACATCGGCCCGGCGTTCGCCGCCGCCGCCAACGCTGCGGCCTACAACGCCAAGCTGATCACCGCGCCTGCGACCCTGTCGCCTGCGTTCAACCCCTACCTGAACGACCTGTTCTTCCTGCACGGCGCGTTCATCTTCGAGGATGTGGGCGTGACGGCGTACCACGGTGCTGCTCGCCTCGTGACCGATGACAGCGCAGGTGGCGTGCTCGATACCGCTGCGGGCATTCTGGCGGTCGAGGCCTACCACGCGGGCGAAGTTCGCGCTCTGCTGTTCGCCCAGCGTGCAACCGCCACTCCCTACGGCGTCAATGTGGCCCAGCTCATCGGCGCGATCAGTGCGCTGCGGGCGGCTGTGGGCGGCGGCAAGGATCAGGGCATCACCTCCGACAACTCGGCCACCGGCGCCGCTAACATCGTGCCCACCGACGACAACAGCGTCGCGTTTGGCCGCAGCACCGACGAAGTGCTCAACATCGTCTACCTGGGTAGCAAGTCCAAGCCCGGCGGCTTCTTCCCCAATGGCCTGAACGGCGCCATCAAGTAAAGTCCCCTCTCGGGGAAGAGCTACAAGCGGTAGAGCGGGACATCCTGAACAGGGGTGTCCCGCTCTGCTGTCGAGACGCTGTCGCCGCGCTGTCAGCGCAATCCAAAACCCGCTGCACTGCATATAACTGTGTAGAGCGAGTCGGTGCTCGAAAGGAGAATCACAGTATGCCCAATCTCGGATTTCCTGAAATCATGATCATTCTGGTGGTGGCCCTGCTGGTCTTCGGCCCCAAGAAGTTGCCCGACCTGGGCCGCAGCCTGGGGAACGGTATCCGCGAGTTCCGCAAGGGTACCCAGGGCCTCAAGGACGAACTCGAAGGCAGCCTGAAGGCCCAGGACGTGCCCGCCCCGGTGGTCGTTCCGGTGGTGTCTCCTCTGAAGACCGAAGTTCACGAGGGCTGAAGAGAGTGGCCTGAGGTCCGGCCAGCGGCGGCAGGGAACAGTCAGGGATGCTAGGCTACGGCCAGATTGCCCCCAGCCTATGACCCTAACCGACGAAGACCTGATCGATCAGATGGCCCACGGCCAACAGGAAGCGCTGCGCGAGCTGCACGCCAGGTACGCGCCGTATCTGTACAGCATGGGACGGCGGATGTTGCGCGACCAGGGCGACACCGAGAGCTGCGTGCAGGACGCCTTCCTGAATGCCTGGAAAGCCGCCGTGCGTTTTGATCGCCGCCTCGCCAGCGCCAAGACCTGGCTCGTCACCATCGCGCATCGCCGCTTTCTTCAGGCCCTGCGTGACCGGCCCGATACCAGTCTGCCCATCGAGGAATGGGACGCACCCACCGCCGCCGCCGATCCGACAGATACTCTGCTTGCCCAGAAAGCGGTCGAAGTTCTGGACGTGGGAGAGCGGCAGTTGATAGAACTGGCCTACTACCAGGGCCACAGCCACGCGGAAGTCGCGGAGCTGACCGGGCTTCCGCTCGGAACGGTCAAGACCCGTCTGCGCTCGGCCCTGGCCCGCATGAAGATTCACCTGGGAGGTGATTAAGAGATGCTCGGCAGCGATTCCACACATTCTGAATCCTCCTTCCCCGACAGCGACACGCTGATGGACTACGCGCTGGGCTTTCTGTCTCCGGAGGAGGCTGCGCGGGTCGAAGCGGCGCTGGAGCACTCTCCCACGGCGCGTGCCGAGCTGGAAGCGTATCTGAACGGTCTGAGCGATCTGGTCCTCGACCTGCCGCCTGAACCGCTGCCAGTCGGCGCGGAAGACAGGCTGCTGGCCCGCCTGAATGCGGAACTGCCGGATACGCCAGCCCTGCCCCCACAGCTTGCGCCTGCCGTGACGAGTGCGGCCCAGGTCAGTACGGTGCAGGGCAGCCCGGTGGTGGAGACGGTCGGGCTAGACGGTCTGGAGGAAGAGAGCGTCGTCACCCCCGGGGCAATCCCCCTGCCTCCTCGCCGCAACCTGCTGTATCCACTGCTCGGCGCGGCAGCGGTCGTGGTGCTGCTGGTGGCGGTGTTGCCCGGTCTGCGCGGCACGACAGCCGATCAACTGGCGACGTACCGTGCTCAGCCCGGAGCCGTCTCCAGCGTGGTCACGGCACCCACCGGCCAGCCGATTGCCGACGTGGTGCGGCTGAAGGACGGCAGCGCCTACGTGCAGATGAGTGCCACCGTCGCGCTGCCGGGCGGCAAGGTCTACCAGGCCTGGAAGATCGTGGACAAGAAACCCGTGTCGCTGGGCCTGTTCACCGGGCGCGGCTTCATCGCCAAGCTGCCTGTCGGAACGGTCTTCGCGGTCACGCTGGAACCGGTGGGCGGCAGTCCACAGCCCACCAGTTCGCCGCTCTTCGCTCAGGCAATCTGAAGCGGGACATCGCTGGGGTGTCCCGCTGCTGTGCCGCACGCAGGAACAGGCCCGCCCGGTGTCCACGCTTTACCCTGAAGCATGCTGATCTCCGGGCTGGATCATGTACAGATCGAGGCTCCCGCCGGGCATGAAGCCCAGGCCAGGCGCTACTACAGCGAATTTCTGGGCCTGCCAGAGCTGCAAAAACCGCAACCGCTCCAGCACAACGGCGGCGTGTGGTTTGCTCTGCCAGACGGGCGACAGCTGCATACCGGTGTGGTGACGGCGTTCGTGCCGCGCACCAAGGGGCACCCGTGTCTGCGCTGCACCGACCTCGACGCCCTTCTTCGCCGGGCCGCCGAGTTTCAGGTGCCTGCCGAGGAAGATTTTCAGCTCGTTCCGCTGCGCCGCGTCTATCTGTCAGATCCGTTCGGTAACCGCCTTGAGGTGGTGCAGGGCCAGCACGAGAGCAGCTTTACGACCGTCTAGCCTCCAGCAGCGTCTCTGGCACGTCTCCGATCAGGCCGTCGACGCCCAGCGCTGTCAGCCGCTGCACGTCGCCCGGCTCGTTGACGGTCCAGGCATTCACACGCCAGCGTTCCTGCCGCGCCAGAGCCATCAGTTCCTCGTCGATCAGCGAATGGTGAGGATGCAGCGCCGTCACGTCCAGCCGCCGGGCAACC carries:
- the sodA gene encoding superoxide dismutase, which translates into the protein MPFTLPKLPYAYDALEPHIDTRTMEIHHTKHHQTYIDNANKALEGTEWADKSAEEIVSALDSLPADKKNVLRNNAGGHFNHSLFWTVLGGQGGSQPSGELSSAIDEAFGSFDAFKEKFEDAAKTRFGSGWAWLVVKDGKLSVVSTANQDSPLMGDAVAGVSGTPILGVDVWEHAYYLNYQNKRPDYLKAFWNVVNWDEVSRRYAEAK
- a CDS encoding RluA family pseudouridine synthase, whose protein sequence is MNSPGILTLLAHAGRLDSVLSDLSGVSRSQVSGWIEAGQVQVGGQVVQRSSHKLRGGETIEVDVPPPAISHVEAEQIALDVIYEDDALIAVNKPPGMVTHPAPGVVSGTLVNALLGRMTLPAQDGFAQDGSYRPGIVHRLDKDTSGVIVVAKTVEDHARLSHSFKERETRKTYLAIAAGQWKAQGPVQVDAPIGRHTVARQRMTVGGAGAREAQTLFTPLAAFPDGHGRTLALVQAQPRTGRTHQIRVHLLHLGSPILGDTVYGRPSEVMGRQALHAWKLELPHPRSGEMLHLYASPPDDLLSAWTALGGTLPEAVLTGPPGDPRDF
- a CDS encoding ferritin-like domain-containing protein, producing MSENSNKPSRRQFLGTAGLVGAGAVLASCAPAMATPNKPNLDAAILNFALNLEYLEAAFYLAAVGRLGELKAIGGSAEIRLPSGFDGNTAMPFSDPNVKAYAQEIAQDELNHVIALRGALKTAAVDRPVLDIGPAFAAAANAAAYNAKLITAPATLSPAFNPYLNDLFFLHGAFIFEDVGVTAYHGAARLVTDDSAGGVLDTAAGILAVEAYHAGEVRALLFAQRATATPYGVNVAQLIGAISALRAAVGGGKDQGITSDNSATGAANIVPTDDNSVAFGRSTDEVLNIVYLGSKSKPGGFFPNGLNGAIK
- a CDS encoding twin-arginine translocase TatA/TatE family subunit, with amino-acid sequence MPNLGFPEIMIILVVALLVFGPKKLPDLGRSLGNGIREFRKGTQGLKDELEGSLKAQDVPAPVVVPVVSPLKTEVHEG
- a CDS encoding RNA polymerase sigma factor; this encodes MTLTDEDLIDQMAHGQQEALRELHARYAPYLYSMGRRMLRDQGDTESCVQDAFLNAWKAAVRFDRRLASAKTWLVTIAHRRFLQALRDRPDTSLPIEEWDAPTAAADPTDTLLAQKAVEVLDVGERQLIELAYYQGHSHAEVAELTGLPLGTVKTRLRSALARMKIHLGGD
- a CDS encoding anti-sigma factor domain-containing protein — protein: MLGSDSTHSESSFPDSDTLMDYALGFLSPEEAARVEAALEHSPTARAELEAYLNGLSDLVLDLPPEPLPVGAEDRLLARLNAELPDTPALPPQLAPAVTSAAQVSTVQGSPVVETVGLDGLEEESVVTPGAIPLPPRRNLLYPLLGAAAVVVLLVAVLPGLRGTTADQLATYRAQPGAVSSVVTAPTGQPIADVVRLKDGSAYVQMSATVALPGGKVYQAWKIVDKKPVSLGLFTGRGFIAKLPVGTVFAVTLEPVGGSPQPTSSPLFAQAI
- a CDS encoding glyoxalase, with amino-acid sequence MLISGLDHVQIEAPAGHEAQARRYYSEFLGLPELQKPQPLQHNGGVWFALPDGRQLHTGVVTAFVPRTKGHPCLRCTDLDALLRRAAEFQVPAEEDFQLVPLRRVYLSDPFGNRLEVVQGQHESSFTTV